The genomic interval TGAGGTCTTGTTTGAGCATTGCCACTTCTTGCCTTGCTCTCCTCTGAGTGAACCGTGAGCCAAAGTCCCATTAAAAAGTTCAATGGTGTAATGCTGATATTGAATATGCTGGAGTTTTGGTCCAGCTCAGTGCTAGTGTCCCAATACATCTTCCTGCAGGTACTTGCACAGAGAATACTCACAGCTACAAGCATGAAAGATTGtgtgtttttctcctgaagCCTAAATTCTGCTCAAGCTGAAGTGAGCCCTAGAAGAGGATGCTTCAGTTCAGCATGGAGCAATGAATAGCTCAGGGAATGGTCAGATGAGTGTAGTTGATGGAAttagcacttttaaaaaaagctaccaTTATGCATCCTGCAATGCTAGGGACAACCCCCCAAACCAAGATGTTGAAATTGACTGCATGCTTTCCTCATTATCACCACTGGCCCAGGGATCATTCTCTGCAGTGCTTTCAATGAATCCATTTGCTGCAACTTTCTTAATCCTGATAATTTGATCGCTGGTAGAACCAAACTTCCCTGCCTTACCCAAAGGATTGTCATTGAATGCAAATTTCTAGTGTGAACCCAGGGAGAAGGGAGCTGAGGGCTGCACACAGTGGTAACTCACCCATTACCAGTTACAGGGATGAATGAAACTGAACTCAAGCTCTGAGTCATTTAAGCAGTCCAGGGATCTGCCCTGAATAGCCCGAGCTCCCCTTTGAGACttggtctttaaaaaaacttctACCATCTCCTTGCAGCAGAAGGAAGCCTTTAAGGTGCGCTGGTTCTGCCTGGATTCTCAAGAAAGGAAGCTGatgtactttaaaaatccaCTGGTAAGAGGAGTGTTCTTTGCTATTCCACAAGCCCCTTCATGAGgttgggtggggaggaagggtcTGTTCTCATCCAGCTCTTCTAGTAGCTGCCCAAGACTGAAGCAGGGTCAGTCTCAAGAAGTCATCTCCCTTGTCAATGGATCTCTTTGAAGCTGAGCTGTTTGGGAACTCTGGCCTTTACAGTGGCTGTGAGGAAGATCTAAGTCTTTTAAAAGTAGCTGCTACTGCCTGTAGCATTTATGCCCACTCTCTCCCAGCCCTATTGCCATTGTGCCTGTAACCTTAGGCAAGATGAGCAATATACCGATAACAGAGGCTTGACAGCCCCCATGTCCTACTTCCTAGCACTGCTGTAGCCACAAGGGTATCCTTCCTTGCTCCTTCTGAACACCCACCAACCAGCTCTGTAACGGTGGGTCCCCACCTCCTTCTTCTGAGAATGCCCGTGAGTGTAAAAAAAACTCTGGTGTGTTTCCTGCTGCCTGTCACCAAATCAGTGTCCCCTTCATGCATCCCCAGTTCCTGTTCCATGTCAAAGGATAGAACAGTGTCTGCAGGAGCTGCACAGTCTACTGGCTCACGGAtgtcttctgcttcctttctagGATGCATTTGCACAGGGCCAGGTTTTTATTGGAAGGACGGATGAGGGATATGAAGTACAAGCTGGCTTGCCCCAGGGAGTCCGGGTGAAGAAGAGGAAACCAGCGATCACTGTGATCACACCAATGAGAGAGTTTGTGTTTATATGTGAGAACGATAAGGAGCAGAGGGAGTGGATAGATGCCTTAAATGGAGTCATTGCCCAGCCTTTGACTGGTTAAGACTAGCACTGAGTTCTGGTGAACTGCACTTCTTGGGCTCTGTTCAGCATTGCTCTGTGGCCTCTTTCTGTTGGCAAGGATGGTGCTCAAGGCCCTGCAGTGACTCTAGTACAAAGGGCTTCTTCCTTCAACAGCCACAAGCACAGGAAGGCTGGCAACAGAGAAATGAGTAAGAGGGAGTGCAGATAATCAGAAAATATCTGTGTCCCTCCAGAACCTTGCTTGAAGTGCCTTCTCTCTTCCTGCCCTCCTCTGCTTTTGAGCAGAAGAGGCCTTCCTAGTCTGACGTGGGGATGAATCATCCAGTGTTGTCttacggaaaaaaaaaaatcaaaagtccATGGAGGAAAGTTTGACCTCAGAAGGGCTGGCATGCATTTCCTCGAGGACTCCTGCAGGTGCTGTTATATCAGCTCCTCCTTTTCTTGCCTTGGTCTGATGTCAGAAGGACTCCTGTACATCCTGAACGATGTACCTGACAATCCAGCCAGCGGCATGTATCCTTCCTGTGAATGGGGTCATCTGTTACATGAGTACATAGGGACAGTGACTGAGAGGCAAAGATACCATCTCCTATCGGGAAGATGCAGGGTGTCCTGTTGGATAGATCTAAGATACCGATTCATGCTGGAGTCACTGGATGTCCTTCTCAGTCAGGAGCAGGATCAGGCAGCTACATTCCACCTGGCGGCAGCTCCTGTCCAGATAGGGACATGGTTGTCTTCAACAGAGCGGGTTTAATGTCTTTCACAGTGTTACATTTCTGgcacagtaaaaaataaaagtcaagtTTGAATTGTGGAGGATATTGTAATGGAATCGCTCTAATGATGAATACTCCTAGCTCCTAGCTTTCAACAATCTCTGCTGTTGGACTTTTTTGAGTGGCAAATCCACCATGTGAAGACCAAATTTTCCTTAAGCAACCCCACATAGTGCCCCAGCAAACACATCATGAGTACAGGGTAAATATACACTGATCTGTCTCACCTCCTGAAAAACAGCTAAAGCTTAATGAGCTTGGTTAGTCTGAGCATTGAAAGGCAGAAACTAGTTTTAAAAGTGTTCTCTTCAGTGACTTGCTTGAAGACATGCAATGAAAGAGGACCAGCGCTGAAAGTCGAGGGTGAGTGCCTCTTCGTCCGGTACCACTTACATCCATTCTGTGCAGGAATTGATGAAGATTTGCATTGGCTGATACAGCgcactgaatattttcttgCCTCAAAACAAAGTCTGAGATTTGGTTCGACCAAGCAGCCAGTcattcagatattttatttttcttttcagacagCCTTAGTTTGCAAATCAAGAGGAAGTCTTGCAGACTAAGTTTCTGGTGAGGCTTCCACCTTTTGCTGACAATTGCCAACCAGTCTGAGATACCCAGAATAgctctcctcttctgcagaaatgagGAAGTACCAATACTTGCAGGGATTAGTGAGATTAACACACGCCCCCCCCCAATAGTGCAGAAGAATTGTTTGAGTTGGATCATCATTCTACCTGTCTCGGCCACCTGATCACTGTCCAACTCCGAGCAATCTGCAGCAATTTTGCTTGTTGATATGCTCCCGTGAACTTGCCTGTGTTCCCACTCTCTCTCCCCACACAACCTGATTCATTCTAGCTCACATGCTGGTTTAGCAAATCTTTTTAACAACCTAATCCTGCAGCCCTTGAAATCAATAGCAAAGCACCTTCTGACTTGTACAAGGAACAGTGTAGTGTCAGTCTTCATTCGGTTTGAcatattttaattgttattttgaGATGAACTGAGTAACCCAGGATGACCTCAGAGGAGTTCAGTTCATCCAGTTGCCTAGACTTCACACGGATGGGGCTCTGCAAGCTGCCCTGTGCTGTGTTGCTTGCTCTCCCGGATGGGTCAGTGGACCAGCCCTGTCAGCAACTCTGATATGACTTGTTACAAAACCGGGAAATTCCCTGTGAAAACCAAATCACGCAGATAACAGCAACTTTTTCGGAGAGTCACCAGAAGTCAAGGCCAGGTCATGGAGAGCTCCGTGTCACAGTTGATTTCTGCAGCCAACCCAAATCCTCGGATCCAGGTCGCcagcagaggaagagctggGCCGGCACTGGGCGTTCTGGCTGGCGTGGGGAGCTCCCCGGCTGAGCCGCCGCCGGGGAGCACCGGGACGCAGGCTGGGCGGTGGGGCACAGCCCCGTAGCCGGCCCCATCCCGGTACAGCGCAGCGGTCTCACGGAGCAAGTATCGGAGGAGAGCCGTCCAGCTCCCCGTCTTCGCCCGTCCCGGCGCTCTCCCGGCTTTCCGGCACACGGCAGGAGCCTCTCGGGAGGAGGCGCCCGGGGGAAACGAAACTCCGCcggccgctccgctccgccccgggccgggcccggccgggccaTGGCTGCCGCTGTCGACCTCGAGCGGCTCCTGGGCGCCGTGGACCTGAGCTGCGCTTGCTGCCTGCAGTACTTCACGGAGCCCGTGCGGCTCACGggctgcagccacagcttctgCCGCGCCTGCATCATCGAGTACTGCAAGGGGAGGCAGCGCGCCGGCTGCCCGCTCTGCCGGGAAGGCTTCGAGCTGAAGGACCTGCGGCCCAACCGGGAGCTGGCCGCTTTGGTGAGCTTAATCCTGCAGGAGGTAAAGGAAGAAGGGCTGGAAACACGGGATGAACCGAAACCCTCCGGAGCTGTTGCCTGCAACGACCGGAGCTCGGCGGGGCGAGCTGGGAAGCAGGTACGGCCGGAGGCAGCgcggggctccccccccccgcggcacCCCACCTCTCCCGGGACGGCCCGGGGCTCCTCCCCGCGGCATCCCCCTCCCGGGACAGCTCTGGCCACAATTCTAAATACTTCACCGGGGTCACGAACGAACGTGGGGACGTGGCTAGGATTGAGTGaacttttatctttcttttcgttcccccccccccccggataCTTTGCATTTCCCATGCTAATATTAGCGTTGTCGTGACAATATCGTGTACGTTGAGCAGATAGGTTTAGCTAAAGCAGTGTTTGGGGTTCATTGGTGGTGTCTGATACATTGAGGACTGCGTAGCTGAATTAGAAGAACTAATAGCTGTACACATTCAGCTGATGTACGATAGTAATAAGCGTTCTTTGTGCGGAGTGTTATTTATTGCACCAGCATAGCATTGGAGACTCCTGAAAGGACACATGACATTATTGTACAGTGCTACAGCTCCACCCAGCTGAATGGCACAAAATGGAACTGGTTCATTATCTAGATCTCTGCTTAAAATAACTCCCAGACTTGGAGGAtatgagaaaaatctgttgaCCTTCGTTATTTTAGCACATATGTATCAAAAAGTCTTCTTCAGTCTCTGTGGTCGACCAAAGAGCTGAAGCTCACAATTGTATTTGAACATGTAATTGATGACTGTTGCATGTTGACTTCATTCTGACTATTCCCACTCAGAATTGTCTTCCAGACCCCTTCTCAACCAGTCCAGTGCTTAACTAATGTCAGTGATGTAGGGATTTTTATTATCCTGCTGCTTAACCTAGTCATGCTTTCTTTGAGGGTTATATAGATAAATGGTCCAATGTGTTGCTTTAAAGGAGGATGAGATATGGGACATCTCCAAGCAACTAGAAATGACTATAGAGACCATCCATCTCCTGAGGAAAGATCTCAGTAAAACAAAGGTACGCATTGTACATTCATTACCTGCAGTCATCTTCTGTTTCCACTGCCACCTGGAGACGTGATTGACTCCAGTGTAGCCTTTCACTCCAGAGCAGGAAtctgcctttttgtttccttcttttgctgtCACAACTCTGTTTTTATTGATGAGAATGAACTATGGCACCAGCTGTACTAACTCCTGTCTTGGCTGGCACAAAGGCTGCTGGAGTTGTGCATTGTTGCCTTTTTCTGTCTAACCCAGCAGTAGCCTGAATGTTTCTGGTACTCTTAGATGCAAAATACAAATCATAAAGAGGGAATATTGATCTTTGTTAGTTGTCAAGCAAAGATAAAATAGTCAAGAACCTTAACATGACCAAAATCTCATTGCAGGTAATGCAGGATATATTGTCAAACgtcaaatatattttactcCTTTCAATAAAGGTAGCTGTTTCTGGTCTGCAGGGGTCAGTCAAAGAGCACGTTAGATAGGGCAATAGATTCTCAAATTCCACACATCTTTTCGAACAACACAATGAGCTCcatgttttctgcctttcaggAATATACATCTCAGATCAAAAGCCAGATTACTAAAGATTTCTGTTGCATGAAGGAATATGTTGAAAGACAGGAGAGAAACACACTGATGTTTATTGAACAAGAGCAAAAAGCAGCTCAACAGAAAATTGAAGAGACTATTCACCAGCTCTGTGTTGAAGTGGACAAACTCACAGACATCCAAGCCCAAACAGTAGGTGATGAAATGAAGTGGCATAATATGAGTAGAAACTCTTAAGCTAACCGTCTTGGATAGCTGAACACGTACAGAGCACTTCCAGGTCCCCACTGCACTATTCTTGCTAGAGACAATTATACCAATCCACAGACATTGCTGTTACCAGGGAAAGTTTGGAGTGAGAAATTCAAAGGGGAAAAGTGTTAGAAAAGGCATAGGCTGGGGATGCAATTCAGAGCTAGATTTGTTCCAAGGATGTTGGTGAGCTGTAGTGAAGTGGGGACTGCATTGCTTAAATCAGGTCCTGGGTCAAATCTAAGGTTAAGATAAGATCctttattatctttttattttccagaatatgtatatacacatataaatgcAAGTTAAAGAACTCACAAAGTTATTAAGTACTTTCTAACAACTTTCTTGGGGAAAATAAGTCAAGGGCTCTCAAAAGAGGCAGTTAAAGCACTTTCAGTTCTGCAGAGCCCATTGtgattttgaaaacaacaaTTCCAATGATGCAAATTAGCTAGTAGGAATTTGGAGTGGGGCTCACTGGGTGTGACAATGCCAGGAGGCAAAAGTGGACTTCCAGGGCCAAGGCACAGGGGCCTACATAGGAATTCACCTTGTGTAACCATGTATTTATATCTGATCCAGAGTCCTGTTACAGGCAATGAAGAGAAATGGGTACTTTTAGAGTGTGAGTCATCTGGCCTACTTGAGACGCCTACCTGCAAATGAGATTAATCAAGGCTTCAAAAGGCCTGTTTCTTTCCACAGACTATAAAGGCAGACTAAGAGAACAAGCTCAGATGTAGATTTCCACAATTTCTAAATTTAGACAAATGATGCTTACCCTTTTGTGAGTATTTTATGCTAGATCCcatattaatacattttaaaacttttggtttgggttctagaacaagaagaaagtttaaaaagagaaagtttgtGTATACATGTGTATACTTAAGGAAATtgtaatatatattaaaaaccaGTCCCATTCTTAGTTTTCTTAgggaaaacaaattcttttattttttttattaagaataaactattctttcacattttctgtagGATTTCAGATTAGTTCTCTCAGACAACTATCCTACAAAGGAAGCTCTCAATGCAAAGAATAAGATTTTAGAGAGATCACTGCTATTTTTCCACTCTGGCTTTATAAAATCATCTGATATACTAGATGAAATAACTGCTATTGTTTACATCTTGCTCTTCATTCTTTTATGTCATTATTAGAGTGACTTACCTGAGAGACATAGTTACAAAGGCTTACGTTCAACAAGGAATCAAATTACACTTGATGAGAAGCTTAATGTTGTCAAAAGTGCTGTAGAAGATCTTAAGAGAAAGatggaaattttaattttggagaaaaattcTTGGAAGTTCCCACCAGgtgagttttcctttttttgaaatctcttttttaGAGGGACTGTATCTAGCAGGGTCCTGCATGTGACCCCCTTCAACTCAGTCTCTCACATGGCGGGGGGGTTGGACTGCTGTAATTTAGCACTACTTTGACCCCACTGTAAAGATCTGTATGAAAGAACCATTCTTACAAACAGGTAGGTCTGTAACTTTGGAAACcaaaaacttcagagaaaacaggtgtgcatgtgtgtgattGTTATAAACCTCCATGCAGTTTGGGAGACAATATGATTACTTTATACTTTTTTAATGGGAGcccaaaagaaaagaactgaCTGACATGCAGGCCAGTAATGGAGAATGAAATATaatccatttaaatatttttttctaaatatagaGTAATATAACAGGAAAGTCTTTACTAAGAACAGACATAAAATTCCCTCCCAGCAAAAGCTGCATCTAAGCAAAGCTTTAGATCTGGTATGGCCTTTGCTATGGAGTTCTCCTCCTCCTAGCACTGTCTGTCTGCTGTAGAAAGACGACTGAGTGTTTTTGAGAGCAATTTAAGACTGCCCTAAAGCCTCACTGCCACTGAGGGGCaatcctccccttcccaccctttCCAATACTACCCGCCTTTTTCAAGCACTGGTTCTCAAAACCCCCAGATACTTAATCATATTTTTATCTCAGGGTTTTTCTTATCTCGATCATTTCAGCAATTGAGTTTACAGCTTTGCTCCACAATCATTTTTACTAGCAAAACCAAGGAATCAGTGGGCAGAGGTGTGGGGCAAGAACTTCTAAGGATGTCTTTCATGATGAAGGCAGTGTATTATGTAACCACATCAGGAAGTGTCTGCAAATGAGTCTTGTAAATATGTGCTACAATATCATAGAAAATTAGAAACAGCCCTTAGAGGTGTAGGGCTGAATGTCAGGCTTTTTGGTCAGCAATTAGcgtaaaaaattactttgtgcTTATGAAATGCATGTGCAAGTAACACAAGAAACACATgatactcagaaaaaaaacgAAGAACACCATGAACACTTTTATGACAGAAACTGGTTTATCTGCATAGAAAGATCCAACTGCTTTGTCCATCCAACTTTTCTGACTGCTCCATTCTGACCACACTTAGGGCAGCAGCATACATTTTTGGATAAAAATGTTTGCCTACACATCCTTTGATAATTTATACAATCAAAAAAGCAActttgttttgtgctttaaCCACTAACTTCCTTTAGAAGCATAAATACTTCCtatttacattttgaagaaGTGCCTTAACACTTtgattttttcttatttagtgCAACCTCCAGACTTGCATGAGGAGACAAGTGTCTGCTCATTATCTCCAGAGTCTGCAGCTAAAAATCCAGAACCAGTGATTTCAAGCCAGTTTTCTCAGTGTAAGTATGCAAGCCAGCATGACTCTTCAATAACAATATTCAAGTGACTATGAGACTGTGgatttgctgaagaaaactgTACTTACACACATCAGCAGGAGATCTGGCTCTTTACCTGAAGCATAGAAACACAATGAAGTTACCATGAATTAATTTGTTACTGCAGCATAATGCAATACTATACCTGACTGCATATGCAAGATAAAAAGGATAAGAAACCTGTTTCATGGAGGTATATAAGCTGTGTTGTAGGTTGTGCTGGCTGCAGAATCTAAGTTGGTGTATGGGCAGTTGCTGCACCTTACTAATCTTTACTGTGTTAAGCCATAATGACTCCATTTGTTGTCTGAATTCTGCATcgtttttacagaaatatttttacagtcaAAACACAGTACTACAGCTGTAgcttaaaacacaaaacaaatgtttttgctgGTAAAATATGCAAGAACATGTCCCAGTGAGCAGATGACTGTGTAAGTTTTGTTAAGGTAAGCATCCCATTTATTATTGGCAAAAGGGTAATTTTTTACTAAGATTGTGGTTAGGAATAAGATCCATGCTGTAGGGTGCCAAGTACCTTCACCTTCCCACTGGAGTGCATGAGTCTGTCATGGATGTTTACACAATTGTGCCTGTTAAATGTTTCAGTACGCTCAGGATACAGTTGTTAGTGTTCGGTTGAGGATTCTTGCTGATTGAACTTTGATTAAGGTTTATTGTATGATCACTGGTTTTCATGTCTGTTCTTGAGTAGGGATGCACATCCACTGTTATTTAGGATGCAAGTAAATACTGAGGTGTTCTGCCTTCTTGTTGCCTGCAGGtgagaatattttcctttctctcttctagGGGCAGATGATGTGACTTTTGATCTCACAAGAGTATATAAGCGCTTAGCAATCACAGCCCAGAACAGGAAAGTAATGGTTTCCAGTTACGCGACTGATTATGAACCATTGCCCAACAGATTCTGCATCAGCCAAGTGATGTGTTCGCAGAGCTTCTCTACTGGGTGCCACTACTGGGAAGTAATTACCAAGGACAGTGATGGATGGGCTGTTGGAGTTGCTCATGGAACAATTGGTAAAAGGGACAAATTAGGAAGAACAGAGCATTCCTGGTGTGTAGAGTGGCTAGGTCCCAAAAAGCAGCTGTCAGCATGGCATAAGGATCAAGAAACATTGTTACACAAGGATAAACCATTGAAGGTTGGAGTTTTTCTGGAGCTACAAAAGAAGACTGTGTCATTTTACTCTATCACTGACAAAGCAATGCTTTTGCATACTTTTGAAATCAATACCTCAAATCCTCTTTACCCTGCTTTCTGGCTATATAGTCTAGAAATAAATGGATCTTTAACTATAAATCATACGAACAGGAGATAAAGCCTGTTCAGAAAAGTGACAATTTTGCCTATGACTGCAGAACTTCTATACAAGCTTCAGTGTTTAGCACAGGAATTTACCAAGGAGTATATAGCTACCCAGGCTTTCATGGAAACCTttgtctgctctgcttttcttcatgctgTGCTCTGATCTAGCCATTCTTCATTAAAGCAGTTGCAGTGTTTGCTAAAGGTGGTAACCATCAGTGTGGGAGTGAGGTGGATTTCTTAAGCAGCTTTAAATAGTCCCAGGATATTCCTAGGAAGGAATGCACCAAGGAGGCTCTGAGGTTGGGGATAAGCCCTTCCCACGGACCTACATTTTCCTACATTGATCCAAAAAATTACAGGAGAACAGATGATGTCATTATATTCTGTCAAGTGagctttctttagaaatatCTGATTGAGTAAGGAACGCTCAGAGGGCAAGCATGTTACTGATCTCATGCATGAAAACCTTTCTCTTTAGAGTAGGTACTAAACTACAGGAAATACGCTTTGTATTTGAGGACCTGACACTTCAGGGAGGTGTCCCAGAAGAACATCGTCTCACTGGCACCATATCTTGTTTTAGTCTTGCCTAGGTCAAAGGGTTGTCACTCCTGGTGGTGGTGTGACCACAGGGATGGTTTTGGAAGAGGatgttttcaaatgtgtttgtACAAGCTAATAAATCATGCGGTCACTTTATTGCTCTTTTAAAGAGCCAGCGAACAGGACTGTGTCATGGAGAGGACCGTCTTTTCTTGGCTGAGGAAACAAGAGGTTCTACGAATTTCCTTGCCAGCGTACAGGCAATGTTTTGGCCCTTGTTTGTTGCATCTTTCTAGGTGTAGGGAGGTCCCTGTTGCCTGTGAGGGGTGAAGGGGCCAGAGCTGAGATCCTGCAAAACCTTCTGACAGCTGAATTTCAGAGAGGACCGCTGCTTCATGCAggcaaactgaaaacagagttcccaagaagcaaaagctttttcaggAAGACAGTGGCATTCCAGAATGACCAAAATAAGAAGTTTAATGTGAATAAAGCATGTGGGATTCAAACAGCTCATTTAGCCAAATGGAGCTCCGTGGCTTTTAAAGTCATGGACAGAACTGCTGGTAATCTTCAAGGTTACTCTCCTTTGCTGTCACTGAACACTCTGAAAGCACTCTGGACTAAATGCACATTTGTAAGATCCCAGAGGTGTGTGTATCAGCTTCTACAAGACTGGGGGGTAGCGCTCTCCCAGTGTTGCCAACAGCGTAATGCGTAGTAGCTACCACCGCTGCCTCTTGTCAGGACTGAGGTGTCCTTTCCTGGTCCATCtggaaaagaacagcaacagcatGATGAACTCCCAGGGCACCTCTAACTTTCCACATACGCTTTGTTATGGTTTGGATCATAAATTACCACACAATGGAAAGGCGAGTGCGTTGTCTCGCTTCTGATGTGTTGTCGGGCGCACCACTGCAGCCAGCACCGTTTCATTACAGTACGTGAAATCTGCGTCGTGGCTCCTTAACGGCAGAAAACCGAGTCACCGTCCCGGGGCAGCCCGGAGCAGCGCTCCCCCTCGGAGCGGGGCAGGGACCCGTTAACCCGCCGCTGGGCTCTGAGGGGCGGCCGCGCAAATCGCCTCAGGGCGGCGCGCGGCCTCGAGCGCCCCGCGCAGCCGCACGCAGGCGCGCGGGCCGCCCCTACCTAAGTCTGTCCTTCGCGAGCCGCCGTACGCCGCCCGCTTCgcggcggggaggaggcggTACGGGGtaaaggtgggggggggggggggtcgcggCGTGAGGGGATTCCAGGCCGCAGCGGCTCCGCTTCTCCCGCCGAGCCC from Aquila chrysaetos chrysaetos chromosome 5, bAquChr1.4, whole genome shotgun sequence carries:
- the LOC115341305 gene encoding E3 ubiquitin-protein ligase RNF135-like; its protein translation is MAAAVDLERLLGAVDLSCACCLQYFTEPVRLTGCSHSFCRACIIEYCKGRQRAGCPLCREGFELKDLRPNRELAALVSLILQEVKEEGLETRDEPKPSGAVACNDRSSAGRAGKQEDEIWDISKQLEMTIETIHLLRKDLSKTKEYTSQIKSQITKDFCCMKEYVERQERNTLMFIEQEQKAAQQKIEETIHQLCVEVDKLTDIQAQTSDLPERHSYKGLRSTRNQITLDEKLNVVKSAVEDLKRKMEILILEKNSWKFPPVQPPDLHEETSVCSLSPESAAKNPEPVISSQFSQWADDVTFDLTRVYKRLAITAQNRKVMVSSYATDYEPLPNRFCISQVMCSQSFSTGCHYWEVITKDSDGWAVGVAHGTIGKRDKLGRTEHSWCVEWLGPKKQLSAWHKDQETLLHKDKPLKVGVFLELQKKTVSFYSITDKAMLLHTFEINTSNPLYPAFWLYSLEINGSLTINHTNRR